In Solenopsis invicta isolate M01_SB chromosome 13, UNIL_Sinv_3.0, whole genome shotgun sequence, one DNA window encodes the following:
- the LOC105203880 gene encoding uncharacterized protein LOC105203880, whose amino-acid sequence MSESDLVGADEYSVDAARDENKNKGLRKRISLTNVSLAPNLTNVSASQILALRQTVNRYSDELAKILLSSEESLKRRRQIESAFCVCRDAFLELSSAYLNALEHKASPPPLSEDLKSHINKASDAFNSLRTRIDLAGSVDGATCVPSTSTNISAKTYASACSAPVIRVSRGPVLDIPKTTNFIVTPSDESGFATSRETRNALEKTLKPSEYDLKVCKISSVRKNGIRIEAHSVDLAKLRKSQVLDRAGLRLEQEAKINPRLIVHGIPCAMKSEDLKKEISLNLKNVESPDIRVIYIFPPKDNRRSTSCIIEVSPEIHVQLLKDELIFVNYSVCKVADYVKVLQCFKCLAFGHFARHCKFPPLCGHCADGHKSRDCASRARNPMCGNCKRWLPHEKRSHSALDCKNCPILRKRVSDRIKIIDYGL is encoded by the coding sequence ATGTCAGAGAGTGATCTTGTCGGAGCCGACGAGTATAGTGTTGATGCGGCGCGcgatgaaaacaaaaataagggACTAAGGAAAAGGATATCTCTTACAAATGTGTCTCTCGCCCCGAATTTGACGAACGTAAGCGCGTCTCAAATCCTCGCTTTACGTCAAACTGTAAATAGATACAGTGACGAGTTGGCTAAGATTCTACTAAGTAGCGAGGAATCTTTAAAGAGACGGAGGCAGATCGAGTCCGCTTTTTGCGTCTGCAGGGACGCATTTCTCGAACTTTCATCGGCCTATTTAAATGCTTTAGAACACAAAGCGTCCCCTCCTCCGCTATCGGAGGATCTTAAAAGCCATATAAATAAGGCATCTGACGCTTTCAACTCCTTGCGGACGCGAATCGATCTGGCTGGCTCGGTGGACGGAGCTACCTGCGTTCCGAGCACGTCTACAAATATAAGCGCGAAAACCTACGCGTCCGCTTGTTCCGCACCGGTGATCCGCGTGTCCCGTGGTCCGGTACTGGACATTCCAAAGAcgacaaattttattgttactcCCTCCGATGAGTCGGGCTTTGCGACCTCCCGCGAAACTAGAAACGCCCTGGAAAAAACTCTTAAGCCTTCCGAGTACGACTTAAAGGTAtgtaaaatatcatcagttaggAAGAACGGTATTCGTATCGAGGCCCATTCTGTGGATCTGGCTAAACTGAGGAAGTCGCAGGTGCTGGACAGGGCTGGTCTCAGGCTAGAGCAGGAAGCTAAAATAAATCCCAGGTTAATAGTACACGGTATTCCCTGCGCTATGAAGAGTGAAGATCTCAAGAAGgagatttctttaaatttgaaGAACGTTGAATCGCCGGACATTAgggtaatttatattttcccaCCCAAGGATAATCGCAGATCCACGAGTTGCATCATAGAAGTATCACCCGAAATCCATGTCCAGCTGCTCAAGGATGAGCtcatttttgtaaattactCTGTTTGCAAGGTCGCTGATTATGTGAAGGTTCTGCAGTGTTTTAAATGCTTGGCTTTCGGTCATTTCGCTAGACATTGCAAGTTTCCACCCCTTTGTGGCCATTGTGCGGACGGACACAAATCCAGAGATTGTGCCTCGAGGGCAAGAAATCCAATGTGTGGCAACTGTAAGAGATGGCTTCCTCACGAGAAGCGATCTCACTCAGCGTTGGATTGCAAGAACTGCCCTATCCTGCGGAAAAGGGTCTCCGACCGTATCAAGATCATTGACTATGGACTGTGA